In a genomic window of Aeromonas veronii:
- a CDS encoding transporter substrate-binding domain-containing protein: protein MADNPATLHSITAGSDPDALDSASLSPLLLAMRLIPLLYLWLCLTCQSALAAPGRVLNIIVGEWPPFVSEQSKQHGPVAHLIRDLFKEAGYEVKFHFAPWGRVYSLAANSQLYDATAVWMYKPEREQDFLFSAAVLQEQFVFFSLKSRQLQAERLEQIIGMRLGGDIAYSYGPELDKMVAEGKVSQQRVTDVKQNFGKLLRGRIDLYPQELRVGLAELQSQLDPISAALITHSQTPFLRNDSFVMFPRKMPDSAKLRDQFNQQLQQAIASGRYQTYFEQLARGEY, encoded by the coding sequence ATGGCGGACAACCCAGCCACCCTTCACAGCATCACCGCCGGGAGTGACCCTGATGCCCTCGACTCTGCCAGCCTGTCCCCCCTTCTTCTTGCCATGCGCCTGATCCCGCTACTTTATCTATGGCTGTGCCTGACCTGCCAGTCGGCTCTCGCCGCACCGGGCCGGGTGCTCAACATCATCGTCGGCGAGTGGCCCCCCTTTGTCTCGGAGCAGTCCAAACAGCACGGGCCGGTGGCCCACCTCATCCGCGATCTGTTCAAGGAGGCAGGCTATGAGGTGAAATTCCATTTCGCCCCCTGGGGTAGGGTCTATTCGCTGGCGGCCAACAGCCAGCTCTACGACGCCACCGCCGTCTGGATGTACAAGCCGGAGCGGGAACAGGATTTTCTGTTCAGCGCAGCGGTGCTGCAGGAGCAGTTTGTCTTCTTCTCCCTCAAATCACGGCAGTTACAGGCCGAGCGCCTTGAGCAGATCATCGGCATGCGGTTGGGGGGCGATATCGCCTACAGCTACGGGCCCGAGCTGGACAAGATGGTAGCGGAGGGCAAGGTAAGCCAGCAGCGGGTTACCGATGTGAAGCAGAACTTCGGCAAGCTGCTGCGCGGGCGCATCGACCTCTATCCGCAAGAGCTGCGGGTCGGTCTGGCCGAGTTGCAGAGCCAGCTCGATCCCATCAGCGCCGCGCTCATTACCCACAGCCAGACCCCTTTTCTGCGCAACGACAGCTTCGTGATGTTCCCACGCAAGATGCCGGATTCAGCCAAACTGCGGGATCAGTTCAATCAGCAGTTGCAGCAGGCCATCGCCAGCGGGCGTTATCAGACCTACTTCGAGCAGCTGGCTCGGGGCGAATATTGA
- a CDS encoding GNAT family N-acetyltransferase, with product MIRLMEEHDIPQLARLFLKSRRDTFHWVEPACFRADDFATQTHDEIIWVAERGGHLCGFIAIWQPEAFVHHLYVSAQWHGQGIGRSLLEHGLADAQHQPSLKVTTRNTAAVYFYHRLGWQSTEETGHCEITGPWCKLIAPWPKRP from the coding sequence ATGATCCGGCTCATGGAAGAACACGACATTCCCCAACTGGCCCGGCTGTTTTTAAAGAGCCGTCGGGATACCTTTCACTGGGTCGAGCCAGCCTGTTTCAGGGCGGATGATTTTGCAACACAGACCCATGACGAAATCATCTGGGTGGCAGAGCGAGGGGGACATCTATGTGGCTTTATCGCCATCTGGCAGCCTGAAGCGTTCGTGCACCATCTCTATGTCAGCGCGCAATGGCATGGTCAGGGCATAGGGCGATCCCTGCTCGAACATGGCCTGGCGGATGCGCAGCACCAACCCAGCCTCAAGGTGACAACCCGCAACACCGCTGCGGTGTATTTTTACCATCGCTTGGGGTGGCAAAGCACTGAAGAGACCGGTCACTGCGAGATAACCGGCCCCTGGTGCAAATTGATCGCCCCTTGGCCAAAGCGCCCATAG
- a CDS encoding formate dehydrogenase subunit gamma, producing the protein MRHWLTALLTALLLFSAPGFADAQKEAVGFAGADYWRAVKDGQEGVTTSRSPEHGVLISVPGQLWFEVKTKWVSPLGAIAIFGSLAMCGLMYLVVGQTKLSKPRTGRKLKRWSRLDRALHWTTAAMFLTLSGSGLAIIYGKYFIKPVVSLGVWENWIWFAKVFHNYVGPLFFLCLMGVLIKWFRHNIVNMVDVQWFMKAGGMLGKHKGSHPSAGFSNGGEKAIFWLLIWFGGIVVATGLFLDFPIFGQLRRQMEWASFIHIVGALILICGFIFHIYMGLFQLEGALEGMVTGEVDETWAKEHHDLWYEEVKHTLDEPKTDKSS; encoded by the coding sequence ATGAGACACTGGCTGACAGCGCTGCTGACGGCCTTGCTGCTGTTCAGCGCGCCCGGCTTCGCTGATGCGCAGAAAGAGGCGGTCGGCTTTGCCGGCGCCGACTACTGGCGGGCGGTGAAGGATGGGCAGGAGGGGGTGACTACCTCCCGCTCGCCGGAGCACGGGGTGCTTATCTCGGTGCCGGGCCAGCTCTGGTTCGAGGTGAAGACCAAGTGGGTGTCTCCGCTGGGCGCCATCGCTATTTTCGGGTCGCTCGCCATGTGTGGCCTGATGTACCTGGTGGTGGGGCAGACCAAGCTCTCCAAACCGCGCACCGGGCGCAAGCTCAAGCGCTGGAGCAGGCTGGATCGGGCGCTGCACTGGACCACGGCAGCCATGTTTCTGACCCTCTCCGGGTCGGGGCTGGCCATCATCTACGGCAAGTACTTCATCAAGCCGGTGGTGAGCCTCGGGGTGTGGGAGAACTGGATCTGGTTTGCCAAGGTATTCCACAACTACGTGGGGCCGCTCTTCTTCCTCTGCCTGATGGGGGTGCTCATCAAGTGGTTCCGCCACAACATCGTCAATATGGTGGATGTGCAGTGGTTTATGAAGGCGGGCGGCATGCTGGGCAAGCACAAGGGAAGCCACCCTTCGGCGGGCTTCTCCAACGGCGGCGAGAAGGCGATCTTCTGGCTGTTGATCTGGTTTGGCGGCATCGTGGTGGCGACCGGGCTGTTCCTCGATTTCCCCATCTTCGGCCAGCTGCGCCGTCAGATGGAGTGGGCCAGCTTTATCCATATCGTCGGCGCGCTGATCCTTATCTGCGGCTTTATCTTCCATATCTATATGGGCCTGTTCCAGCTGGAAGGGGCGCTGGAGGGGATGGTGACAGGTGAGGTGGACGAGACCTGGGCCAAGGAGCACCACGACCTCTGGTATGAAGAGGTGAAGCACACCCTCGATGAGCCCAAGACGGACAAATCAAGCTGA
- a CDS encoding uracil-xanthine permease family protein encodes MFSLVKQSVAGLQILFVAFGAMVLVPLLTGLNPSMALLGAGVGTLLFQLCTRRQVPIFLGSSFAFIAPIIYATQTWGLPSTMFGLFAAGFMYFILAALIRVRGMGFVHKLLPPVVIGPVIMVIGLSVAQVACNMAMGRAGGEQVMPAGTALTLAGISLAVTLIAAVFCKGWIKLIPILCGVIAGYVSAVLMGQVNFDGLVNSPWLALPHFETPEINWAAALFMLPVAIAPCIEHIGGVLAIGGVTGKDYTKDPGLHRTLAGDGIGVCFAGFIGGPPVTTYAEVTGAVMITRNFNPVTMTWAAVFAIILAFFGKFNALLTSIPMPVMGGIMLLLFGSIAAIGLKTLVESKVDLGLSRNIAIVAVTLTVGVGALEMKIGDFALAGVGLASVAAILLNLILPAHSEEGVMDAAKD; translated from the coding sequence ATGTTTTCCTTAGTCAAGCAAAGTGTCGCCGGGCTGCAAATCCTGTTTGTCGCCTTCGGTGCCATGGTTCTGGTGCCCCTGCTCACCGGATTGAACCCCTCCATGGCCCTGCTTGGCGCCGGTGTGGGAACCCTGTTGTTCCAGCTCTGCACCCGCCGCCAGGTCCCGATTTTCCTCGGTTCCAGCTTTGCCTTCATCGCCCCTATCATCTACGCCACCCAGACCTGGGGATTGCCATCCACCATGTTTGGCCTGTTTGCTGCCGGTTTCATGTACTTCATCCTGGCTGCACTCATTCGCGTGCGGGGCATGGGCTTTGTACACAAATTGCTGCCACCCGTGGTGATTGGCCCGGTGATCATGGTGATCGGTCTCTCAGTGGCGCAGGTTGCCTGCAACATGGCGATGGGCCGTGCCGGTGGTGAGCAGGTGATGCCTGCGGGGACTGCGTTGACGCTGGCCGGTATCTCACTGGCGGTCACCCTGATTGCAGCGGTGTTCTGCAAGGGGTGGATCAAGCTGATCCCCATCCTGTGCGGTGTGATTGCCGGTTATGTCTCTGCCGTGCTGATGGGTCAGGTGAACTTCGACGGTCTGGTCAATAGCCCTTGGTTGGCGCTGCCTCACTTCGAAACCCCGGAGATCAACTGGGCCGCCGCCCTGTTTATGCTGCCGGTAGCGATTGCCCCCTGTATCGAGCATATCGGTGGCGTGTTGGCGATTGGTGGCGTGACTGGCAAGGATTACACCAAGGATCCGGGTCTGCACCGTACGCTGGCCGGTGACGGCATCGGCGTCTGCTTCGCCGGTTTCATCGGTGGCCCACCCGTGACCACCTACGCCGAAGTGACCGGTGCCGTGATGATCACTCGCAACTTCAATCCGGTCACCATGACCTGGGCCGCCGTGTTTGCCATCATTCTGGCCTTCTTCGGCAAGTTCAATGCGCTGCTCACCTCCATCCCGATGCCGGTGATGGGCGGTATCATGCTGCTGCTGTTCGGATCCATCGCCGCTATCGGCCTCAAGACGCTGGTGGAATCCAAGGTGGATCTGGGGCTGTCACGCAATATCGCCATCGTCGCCGTGACGTTGACCGTCGGTGTCGGTGCGCTGGAGATGAAGATTGGCGACTTCGCGCTGGCCGGCGTTGGCCTGGCATCTGTTGCCGCCATCCTGCTCAACCTGATCCTGCCTGCGCACTCCGAAGAGGGTGTGATGGACGCTGCCAAGGATTGA
- a CDS encoding DNA breaking-rejoining protein, whose translation MMRKAWLAAVCASALFGGMAGVAQAADGIKTQQVQFKKGESGATINGTIQGRQTLDYKLTANKGQSMVVILTGKPYFNILPPGSKGEAIFIGSTEGNHFEATLPAKGTYTIRVYQMGAAESSKAKTSFKLEVGISG comes from the coding sequence ATGATGAGAAAAGCATGGCTGGCAGCGGTATGCGCATCGGCGCTCTTCGGTGGCATGGCGGGCGTTGCGCAGGCGGCTGACGGGATCAAAACCCAGCAGGTGCAGTTCAAGAAGGGGGAGTCAGGGGCAACTATCAATGGCACCATTCAGGGCCGCCAGACCCTCGATTACAAGCTGACGGCCAACAAGGGCCAGAGCATGGTGGTGATCCTGACCGGCAAGCCCTACTTCAATATTCTGCCGCCAGGCAGCAAGGGGGAGGCGATCTTTATCGGCTCCACCGAAGGGAACCACTTTGAGGCGACCCTGCCCGCCAAGGGCACTTATACCATTCGGGTCTACCAGATGGGGGCGGCCGAGAGCAGCAAGGCCAAGACCTCGTTCAAGCTGGAGGTAGGCATCAGCGGTTAA
- a CDS encoding RT0821/Lpp0805 family surface protein encodes MMRYLLPLLLLGLAGCATVDTPPLYHQMDKADVQLANQALAKALETRTKGQSLTWFNPASRHSGSVTPLRTFRHTSGEWCRDYREQLYIGKASQQWQDTACRNQQGRWRPLRT; translated from the coding sequence ATGATGCGATATCTGTTACCACTCCTCCTGCTTGGCCTCGCTGGCTGCGCCACGGTCGACACCCCGCCGCTTTACCATCAGATGGATAAGGCCGATGTTCAACTGGCCAATCAGGCCCTCGCCAAGGCGCTGGAAACCCGCACCAAAGGGCAGAGCCTCACCTGGTTCAATCCGGCCAGCCGTCACTCGGGCAGCGTCACCCCGCTGCGCACCTTCCGCCATACCAGTGGGGAGTGGTGTCGCGACTATCGCGAGCAACTCTATATCGGCAAGGCCAGTCAGCAATGGCAGGATACCGCCTGCCGCAATCAGCAAGGGCGCTGGCGACCACTACGCACTTAA
- a CDS encoding NAD-dependent malic enzyme: MATGQYLLWKDAQGQDFRPVALTGTDLLNNRYLNKGTAFTEQERADFDLDGLLPPQVQTFEAQLERVYEGFKSACSDIEKYQNLRALQDRNETLFYALLSRHVEEMTPYIYTPTVGKACQEFSHRFQKPRGLYITPGNVDDMGSQARHFDAKSIRIIVVTDSQGILGIGDQGVGGMGIPIGKLSLYTLGAGIHPACCMPIALDVGTDNQKLLDDPMYLGQPHKRIRGKEYDDFIDKFVAGVKRHFPNAVLQWEDFSKSNAFNNLARYQQALPSFNDDIQGTGAVVLAGIIGAVKVKGETLGQQNYLVYGAGAGGVGVADQICAGMIREGMEPQAARDRIYILDTQGLVCDNRDGLDEYKRRYAKPGLLLAGWDTEVPGKANLADVLRHVPITVLLGTSGSGGAFQEEHVQLMLQHCERPMVFPLSNPTANCEALPEDIYRWSKGKAIVATGSPFKDVSYEGQDFRVGQGNNVFIFPGVGLAAIVSQIREITPDIFTTAAFALAECVSEVDLAKGAVYPRIRELRSISVHVATAVLKDIVRRDPSHPLIGQDLQQHILNHMWEPVYLPYRRV, from the coding sequence ATGGCTACCGGACAATATCTGCTGTGGAAAGATGCACAAGGACAGGATTTTCGCCCCGTTGCACTGACCGGCACTGATCTGCTTAACAATCGCTATCTCAACAAGGGCACCGCCTTTACCGAACAGGAACGGGCCGATTTCGATCTCGATGGCTTGCTGCCACCTCAGGTGCAGACCTTTGAAGCCCAGCTGGAGCGAGTGTACGAAGGGTTCAAGAGTGCTTGTAGCGATATCGAGAAGTATCAGAACCTGCGAGCCCTGCAGGATCGTAACGAAACCCTCTTCTATGCCCTGTTGTCACGCCATGTAGAGGAGATGACCCCCTACATCTATACCCCGACAGTGGGCAAGGCGTGTCAGGAGTTCAGTCACCGCTTCCAGAAGCCGCGCGGACTCTACATCACCCCGGGCAACGTGGATGACATGGGCAGTCAGGCTCGTCACTTCGATGCCAAATCGATCCGCATCATTGTGGTGACCGATAGCCAGGGCATTCTGGGGATCGGAGACCAAGGTGTTGGCGGCATGGGTATTCCCATCGGCAAGCTCTCTCTCTATACCCTGGGGGCCGGTATTCACCCCGCCTGCTGCATGCCCATCGCACTGGATGTAGGCACCGACAACCAGAAACTGCTGGATGATCCCATGTATCTGGGTCAGCCCCACAAGCGCATTCGCGGCAAGGAGTACGACGACTTCATCGACAAATTTGTCGCCGGGGTCAAGCGCCACTTCCCCAATGCCGTGTTGCAGTGGGAAGACTTCAGCAAATCCAACGCCTTCAACAATCTGGCTCGCTACCAGCAGGCGCTGCCGTCATTCAACGATGACATTCAGGGCACGGGTGCCGTGGTGCTGGCCGGTATCATAGGTGCAGTCAAGGTCAAGGGGGAGACCCTGGGTCAGCAGAACTATCTGGTCTACGGCGCTGGCGCCGGTGGGGTTGGCGTCGCGGATCAGATCTGCGCGGGGATGATCCGCGAGGGGATGGAACCGCAGGCGGCCCGCGATCGCATCTACATTCTGGATACCCAGGGGCTGGTGTGTGACAACCGGGACGGGCTCGACGAGTACAAACGCCGTTACGCCAAACCGGGGCTGCTGCTGGCTGGCTGGGACACCGAGGTGCCCGGCAAGGCCAATCTGGCCGATGTGCTGCGTCATGTGCCCATTACCGTGCTGCTGGGGACCAGCGGATCGGGCGGTGCCTTCCAGGAAGAGCACGTCCAGCTGATGCTGCAGCATTGCGAGCGCCCCATGGTGTTCCCGCTCTCCAACCCGACCGCCAACTGTGAAGCTCTGCCGGAAGATATCTACCGCTGGAGCAAGGGCAAGGCCATCGTTGCCACCGGCAGCCCGTTCAAGGATGTAAGCTACGAGGGGCAGGATTTCCGGGTCGGGCAGGGCAATAACGTCTTTATCTTCCCCGGAGTGGGTTTGGCGGCCATCGTCAGCCAGATCCGCGAGATCACGCCCGATATCTTCACTACCGCTGCTTTTGCGCTGGCCGAGTGCGTGAGTGAGGTGGATTTGGCGAAAGGGGCCGTCTATCCGCGCATTCGCGAGCTGCGCAGCATCTCGGTGCATGTGGCCACCGCCGTGCTCAAGGATATCGTGCGTCGGGATCCCTCCCACCCGCTGATCGGTCAGGATCTGCAGCAGCATATCCTTAACCACATGTGGGAGCCGGTTTACCTTCCTTATCGTCGGGTATAA
- the fdh3B gene encoding formate dehydrogenase FDH3 subunit beta, whose protein sequence is MARMKFMCDTKRCIECNGCVTACKNENDDALEWGIQRRRVVTLNDGLPGETSISVACMHCTDAPCMAVCPADCFYHTDDGIVLHNKDLCIGCGYCLFACPFGAPQFPKTAAFGDRGKMDKCTFCAGGPEEDHSEAERQKYGANRIAEGKLPMCAELCSTKALLAGDAQVISDIFRERVAYRGAPHAGWGEDDKALYRDASKPHDGRGKGLKLGKQEDGQ, encoded by the coding sequence ATGGCCAGAATGAAATTCATGTGTGACACCAAGCGCTGCATCGAGTGCAACGGCTGTGTGACGGCGTGCAAGAACGAGAACGACGATGCCCTCGAGTGGGGCATCCAGCGTCGCCGGGTGGTAACCCTCAACGACGGCCTGCCGGGAGAGACCTCCATCTCGGTCGCCTGCATGCACTGCACCGATGCCCCCTGCATGGCGGTTTGTCCGGCCGACTGCTTCTATCACACCGACGACGGCATCGTGCTGCACAACAAGGATCTCTGTATCGGTTGCGGCTACTGCCTGTTCGCCTGCCCGTTCGGGGCGCCCCAGTTCCCGAAGACCGCCGCCTTTGGCGATCGGGGCAAGATGGACAAGTGCACCTTCTGTGCCGGTGGCCCGGAAGAGGATCACAGCGAGGCGGAGCGCCAGAAGTACGGTGCCAACCGCATCGCCGAGGGCAAGCTGCCGATGTGTGCCGAGCTCTGCTCTACCAAGGCACTGCTGGCAGGGGATGCGCAGGTGATCTCCGACATCTTCCGCGAGCGGGTCGCCTATCGCGGCGCCCCTCATGCGGGTTGGGGTGAGGATGATAAGGCGCTCTATCGCGATGCCAGCAAACCTCACGATGGCAGAGGCAAGGGGCTCAAGCTTGGCAAGCAGGAGGATGGCCAATGA
- a CDS encoding SRPBCC domain-containing protein: MDNKQIEGNIFVPAHIDDVWHAWTTESGLRSFLAPECLMVAEPNGPFEIYFRPDAPLGERGSEGCRVMAVMPYDLLSFSWNFPPSLPHIRQQKTQVCLRFVPEGQGTRLYFLQTGWANDPDWDQGYAYFREEWLETSLPRLQYRFTHGPIDWNNPPDKAQLKALAQ, from the coding sequence ATGGACAATAAACAGATTGAAGGCAACATTTTTGTTCCGGCGCACATAGACGATGTCTGGCACGCCTGGACCACCGAGAGCGGTCTGCGCAGCTTTCTGGCTCCTGAATGCTTGATGGTGGCCGAACCGAATGGCCCTTTCGAGATCTACTTCAGGCCTGATGCTCCCTTAGGCGAGCGTGGTAGCGAAGGGTGCCGGGTGATGGCTGTCATGCCCTATGACCTGCTCAGCTTCAGTTGGAATTTTCCACCCAGTCTGCCCCATATCCGTCAGCAGAAAACCCAGGTTTGTCTGCGCTTTGTTCCGGAAGGGCAGGGTACTCGCCTCTACTTCCTGCAGACCGGTTGGGCCAATGATCCGGATTGGGATCAGGGTTATGCCTATTTTCGCGAAGAGTGGCTGGAGACCAGTCTGCCACGGTTGCAGTACCGTTTTACCCATGGCCCCATCGACTGGAATAATCCGCCAGACAAGGCGCAGTTGAAGGCGCTAGCCCAGTAA
- a CDS encoding Hint domain-containing protein has product MSQPPFKTSQRRLLIGSAIALALFANPFSYDFTHNEWQMNQAYAKSCFVAGTRITMADGSIRPIETLRVGEQVLDQHGGSNQIRAIERVLLGERRLYGINKLPPFFTAEHPLLTTRGWAAISPAMTRTENPQLTVLPLFTGMQIMCRPAHGVVTGNLALQPQPELLLVESLCWIEAPPTTALFNLLLDGSHSYIANELIVHNKDGDGSSGGSGGGSDDSGGGSDSGGGSNSGGDSNSGGDSNSGGGSNSGGGSNSGGGSDSDGGSDDSGGQGEHAGGERHGGGERHAGGEKHAGGDRHGGGRGLGNGLDDNGVDAVDANGNKLRGDGTIDDNGVDAVDANGNKLRGDGTIDDNGVDAVDANGNKLRGDGTIDDNGVDAVDANGNKLRGDGTIDDNDVDTVDANGNKLRGDGTIDDNGVDTVNANGNKLRGDGTVDDRQQVLTDEQERALLNNGFRQQGQP; this is encoded by the coding sequence ATGTCACAGCCCCCATTCAAAACCAGCCAGCGCCGATTGCTGATCGGCTCTGCCATCGCACTCGCCCTGTTTGCGAACCCATTCAGTTATGATTTTACCCACAATGAGTGGCAAATGAATCAGGCCTATGCCAAGTCCTGCTTTGTTGCTGGCACCCGCATCACGATGGCCGATGGCTCCATCCGCCCCATCGAAACGCTGCGGGTCGGTGAACAGGTGCTGGATCAGCATGGCGGCAGCAACCAGATCCGGGCGATCGAACGGGTACTGCTGGGAGAGCGCAGGCTATACGGGATCAACAAGCTGCCGCCATTCTTTACCGCAGAGCACCCTCTGCTGACCACTCGGGGCTGGGCGGCCATCTCACCCGCCATGACCCGAACCGAAAACCCGCAACTGACGGTGCTGCCGCTATTTACCGGCATGCAGATAATGTGTCGCCCGGCACATGGCGTGGTGACGGGCAATCTGGCCCTGCAACCCCAACCAGAGTTACTGCTGGTGGAGTCACTCTGCTGGATCGAGGCGCCTCCCACTACCGCACTTTTCAATCTGCTGCTCGATGGCAGCCACAGCTATATCGCCAATGAGCTGATCGTTCACAACAAAGATGGCGATGGTAGCAGTGGGGGAAGCGGCGGAGGCAGCGATGATAGCGGCGGAGGCAGCGATAGCGGCGGTGGCAGCAATAGCGGCGGTGACAGCAATAGCGGCGGTGACAGCAATAGCGGCGGTGGCAGCAACAGCGGCGGTGGCAGCAACAGCGGCGGTGGCAGCGATAGCGATGGGGGCAGTGATGATAGTGGTGGCCAGGGCGAGCATGCTGGCGGTGAACGACATGGTGGCGGTGAACGGCATGCCGGCGGTGAAAAACATGCAGGGGGAGATCGCCATGGCGGCGGTCGCGGACTTGGCAATGGCCTTGATGACAACGGCGTGGATGCCGTCGATGCCAACGGCAACAAACTCAGAGGCGATGGCACTATCGATGACAACGGCGTGGATGCCGTCGATGCCAACGGCAACAAGCTCAGAGGCGATGGCACTATCGATGACAACGGCGTGGATGCCGTCGATGCCAACGGCAACAAGCTCAGAGGCGATGGCACCATCGATGACAACGGCGTGGATGCCGTCGATGCCAACGGCAACAAACTCAGGGGTGATGGCACCATCGATGACAACGACGTGGATACCGTCGATGCCAACGGCAACAAGCTCAGGGGTGATGGCACCATCGATGACAACGGCGTAGATACCGTCAATGCCAACGGCAACAAACTCAGAGGAGATGGCACGGTCGATGATCGCCAGCAAGTGCTTACCGATGAGCAGGAGCGGGCGCTGCTCAACAACGGTTTTCGCCAACAGGGGCAACCATGA
- the glk gene encoding glucokinase has protein sequence MQHTHALVGDVGGTNARLALCELATGTISQAKTYSGLAHPSLEAVVRLYLDEHKVEVGEACIAIACPINGDWVAMTNHSWEFSISEMQSNLGLARLQVINDFTAVSMAVPVLAESDRIQLGGAAPVAGKPIAIYGAGTGLGVAHLVKAGEQWLSLPGEGGHVDFAANTEEEDAVLQVMRGELGHVSAERFLSGPGLVNLYRGLVKSDGREPEPFAPKDITERALAGECLDCRRTLSLFCVLMGRFAGNLALNMGTFGGVYIAGGIVPRFQEFFTGSGFRVAFEDKGRFKSYLKEIPVFLITHEGPGLLGAGAYLRQSMGITI, from the coding sequence ATGCAGCATACTCATGCGCTGGTCGGTGATGTCGGCGGCACCAATGCGCGGCTGGCCCTGTGTGAGCTGGCCACCGGTACTATCTCTCAGGCAAAGACCTACTCAGGTCTGGCCCACCCCAGCCTTGAAGCCGTGGTACGCCTCTATCTGGACGAACACAAGGTAGAGGTGGGTGAAGCTTGCATCGCCATCGCCTGCCCCATCAACGGTGACTGGGTCGCCATGACCAACCACAGCTGGGAGTTCTCCATCAGCGAGATGCAGAGCAATCTCGGGCTGGCTCGCCTGCAGGTGATCAACGACTTTACTGCGGTCTCGATGGCGGTGCCGGTATTGGCGGAATCGGATCGCATCCAGCTAGGCGGCGCGGCGCCGGTGGCTGGCAAACCCATCGCCATCTATGGTGCGGGCACCGGCCTTGGGGTCGCGCATCTGGTCAAGGCGGGCGAACAATGGCTGAGTCTGCCGGGTGAAGGGGGTCATGTGGATTTTGCCGCCAACACCGAAGAGGAAGATGCGGTATTGCAGGTGATGCGGGGTGAGTTGGGCCATGTCTCGGCTGAGCGTTTCCTCTCCGGCCCGGGTCTGGTCAATCTCTATCGCGGGCTGGTGAAGTCAGATGGCCGTGAGCCCGAGCCGTTCGCCCCCAAAGACATTACCGAGCGCGCGCTGGCCGGGGAGTGTCTCGATTGTCGTCGCACCTTGAGCCTGTTCTGCGTGCTGATGGGCCGCTTTGCCGGCAATCTGGCCCTCAACATGGGCACTTTCGGCGGCGTCTATATCGCAGGCGGCATAGTGCCGCGCTTCCAGGAGTTCTTCACCGGTTCCGGTTTCCGGGTCGCCTTTGAAGACAAGGGGCGCTTCAAGTCCTACCTCAAGGAGATCCCGGTGTTCCTGATCACCCATGAAGGACCGGGACTGCTCGGCGCGGGCGCTTACTTGCGCCAGTCGATGGGGATCACTATCTGA